In the genome of Acidobacteriota bacterium, one region contains:
- a CDS encoding carbohydrate binding family 9 domain-containing protein, whose amino-acid sequence MVARDEAGRATLRAVRVEGPLTIDGRLDEAIYGEVTAISGFIQQEPHEGAAATEPTDVWVFFDDNHLYISARCWDSDPDRIVADELRRDHDRLVENDNFGVTLDTFYDRRNGYLFYTTPMGALSDSLITDESSSGRDWNTVWEVRTARFERGWTVEMAIPFRSLRFAPGRDQIWGINFRRTISRKNERSHLTPVARAWGRGGVLRLSASASLVGLEVPAGRPPLEMKPYTSARLDTDHVADPARLNAFGGDVGVDLKYGLTRGLTLDVTTNTDFAQVEVDEQQVNLTRFSLFFPEKRDFFLEGQGIFAFAGQGGGGGGGGGGGNIPILFFSRRIGLSDGQEVPIQVGSRLTGRAGRYSVGALAIRTGASPDGEVDPTTFSVVRVKRDVLRRSNVGAIVTHRQPSGGGRSANLAAGLDASFTFFDGLKLNAYIAETQTPGVTGDERSHRTQVDFTGDRFGFVADHLRVGANFNPEVGYVRRQDIRREFGRFRYSPRPARLTGIRKFDFSAEYEYLALGDGRPDTRSVELQGAATFENGDSFEVELQGVVETLADAFDLTETVVLPAGIYDYRYARATYSLGPQRRFGGEAGVRIGEFYGGRRDDISYQGRIEVWPTLSVEPRLSVNRVRLPEGRFTATLAGGRVNYTFTPRMLLSALLQYNSSAESFGTNLRFRWEYRPGSELFVVYSEGRATERRRGDLPSTESRSFVVKIARLMRF is encoded by the coding sequence GTGGTCGCTCGTGACGAGGCCGGCCGCGCGACGCTGCGCGCGGTGCGGGTCGAGGGCCCCCTCACGATCGACGGGCGGCTCGACGAGGCCATCTACGGCGAGGTGACGGCGATCTCCGGGTTCATCCAGCAGGAACCCCACGAAGGGGCCGCCGCGACCGAGCCGACCGACGTCTGGGTATTCTTCGACGACAATCACCTGTACATTTCCGCTCGCTGCTGGGACAGCGACCCCGACCGCATCGTCGCCGACGAGCTGCGCCGGGACCACGATCGCCTCGTGGAGAACGACAACTTCGGCGTGACGCTCGATACCTTCTACGATCGCCGCAACGGCTATCTCTTCTACACCACGCCGATGGGGGCCTTGTCCGACAGCCTGATCACCGACGAGAGCTCGAGCGGCCGCGACTGGAACACGGTGTGGGAGGTGCGGACGGCTCGGTTCGAGCGGGGTTGGACCGTGGAGATGGCCATCCCGTTCCGCTCGCTCCGGTTCGCCCCCGGGCGCGACCAGATCTGGGGGATCAACTTCCGGCGGACCATCAGCCGGAAGAACGAGCGTTCGCATCTGACGCCGGTGGCGCGCGCCTGGGGGCGCGGGGGCGTGCTGAGACTCTCGGCCTCGGCCTCGCTCGTCGGCCTCGAGGTGCCCGCCGGCCGGCCACCGCTCGAGATGAAGCCCTACACGAGCGCGCGGCTCGACACGGACCACGTGGCCGACCCGGCCCGACTGAACGCCTTCGGCGGTGACGTCGGCGTCGACCTGAAATACGGCCTCACGCGCGGGCTCACCCTCGACGTGACCACGAACACCGACTTCGCGCAGGTGGAGGTCGACGAGCAGCAGGTCAATCTCACGCGGTTCAGCCTGTTCTTCCCGGAGAAGCGCGACTTCTTCCTCGAGGGACAGGGGATTTTCGCGTTTGCCGGCCAGGGTGGTGGGGGGGGAGGTGGCGGCGGGGGCGGCAACATCCCGATTCTGTTCTTCAGCCGCCGCATCGGCCTGAGTGACGGACAGGAAGTCCCCATTCAGGTGGGAAGCCGGCTCACCGGCCGGGCCGGTCGGTACTCGGTCGGCGCGCTCGCGATCAGGACCGGCGCGTCGCCCGACGGCGAAGTCGACCCGACGACGTTCTCGGTCGTGCGGGTCAAGCGGGACGTGCTGCGGCGGAGCAACGTCGGCGCCATCGTGACTCACCGCCAGCCTTCCGGGGGCGGTCGGAGCGCGAACCTGGCGGCTGGCCTCGATGCGAGCTTCACGTTCTTCGACGGCTTGAAGCTCAACGCGTACATCGCGGAGACGCAGACGCCCGGCGTGACCGGCGACGAGCGCAGTCATCGGACGCAGGTCGACTTCACCGGCGATCGATTCGGCTTCGTCGCGGATCACCTGCGCGTGGGCGCCAACTTCAACCCCGAGGTGGGCTACGTCCGCCGGCAAGACATCCGCCGCGAGTTCGGCCGTTTCCGTTACAGTCCGCGCCCCGCGCGCCTGACGGGGATCCGGAAGTTCGACTTCTCGGCCGAGTACGAGTACCTGGCGCTCGGCGACGGACGACCCGACACCCGCAGCGTCGAGCTGCAGGGCGCGGCGACCTTCGAGAACGGCGACTCCTTCGAGGTCGAGTTGCAGGGCGTCGTCGAGACGCTGGCCGATGCCTTCGACTTGACCGAGACGGTGGTGCTCCCCGCAGGCATCTACGACTATCGGTACGCGCGCGCGACCTACTCGCTCGGACCGCAGCGGCGGTTCGGTGGCGAGGCCGGTGTGCGCATCGGCGAGTTCTACGGCGGCCGCCGCGACGACATCAGCTACCAGGGGCGCATCGAGGTGTGGCCGACGTTGTCGGTCGAGCCCCGCCTGTCGGTCAACCGCGTGCGACTGCCCGAAGGCCGCTTCACGGCCACGCTCGCCGGCGGACGGGTGAACTACACGTTCACACCGAGAATGCTGCTGAGCGCGCTGCTGCAGTACAACTCGAGTGCCGAGTCGTTCGGGACGAACCTGCGCTTCCGCTGGGAGTACCGTCCGGGCAGCGAGCTGTTCGTGGTCTACAGCGAGGGGCGCGCCACCGAAAGACGACGCGGCGACCTGCCGTCGACCGAGAGCCGGTCGTTCGTGGTGAAGATCGCACGCCTGATGCGTTTCTGA
- a CDS encoding 6-carboxytetrahydropterin synthase → MEKIIVHAKFHTGHRQIGYPGKCRFVHGHTWRGTIVVTTDEFPRDDLDMALDFGDLKRIMRDFDHKMIVTAHDDTFLDPALFEPEGVVVIKGKGPSVENVALHVFDEVVAHIRAKFPDRGKTYSVEVTITETENNIFVVEKPVTI, encoded by the coding sequence ATGGAGAAGATCATCGTTCACGCGAAGTTCCACACCGGGCATCGCCAGATCGGGTATCCGGGCAAGTGCCGCTTCGTCCACGGGCACACGTGGCGGGGCACCATCGTCGTCACGACCGACGAGTTCCCCCGCGACGATCTCGACATGGCGCTCGACTTCGGCGACCTGAAGCGGATCATGCGCGACTTCGATCACAAGATGATCGTGACCGCGCACGACGACACGTTCCTCGACCCGGCCCTGTTCGAGCCCGAGGGCGTCGTGGTGATCAAGGGCAAGGGGCCGAGCGTCGAGAACGTCGCCCTGCACGTGTTCGACGAGGTCGTGGCGCACATCCGGGCGAAGTTCCCCGACCGCGGGAAGACCTATTCGGTCGAGGTGACGATTACCGAAACCGAGAACAACATCTTCGTCGTCGAGAAGCCGGTCACCATCTGA
- a CDS encoding DinB family protein, translated as MTAFWPPPADDEYAPFYARYVRLAPDGPPVDVLAACLDDVVRLVSPLGDEQAGHRYAPGKWSVREVLGHVADAERVFAYRMVRFARGDATPLPAFDEQAWMASAGFDRRPLADLIAEFRAVRQATIALVGSLDEAAIAREGVASGHRVTVRALYRIIVGHERHHVGILRERYGLDT; from the coding sequence ATGACTGCTTTCTGGCCGCCACCCGCCGACGACGAGTACGCCCCCTTCTACGCCAGATACGTTCGGCTCGCCCCCGATGGCCCGCCGGTCGACGTGCTCGCGGCGTGCCTCGACGACGTGGTCCGCCTCGTGTCGCCTCTCGGCGACGAGCAGGCGGGCCACCGCTACGCCCCTGGCAAGTGGAGCGTCCGCGAGGTGCTGGGTCACGTTGCCGACGCGGAGCGGGTGTTCGCGTACCGCATGGTGCGGTTCGCACGCGGCGACGCGACGCCCCTGCCCGCGTTCGACGAGCAGGCGTGGATGGCGTCGGCGGGCTTCGATCGCCGCCCGCTGGCCGATCTCATCGCGGAGTTCAGGGCCGTGCGGCAGGCGACGATCGCCCTCGTGGGAAGCCTCGACGAGGCGGCGATTGCCCGCGAGGGTGTGGCGAGCGGCCACCGCGTGACGGTCAGGGCCCTTTATCGCATCATCGTGGGCCACGAGCGTCACCACGTCGGCATCCTGCGCGAGCGCTACGGCCTGGACACGTGA
- a CDS encoding diguanylate cyclase, whose product MPISRPSTAGGQPATPDELRAWIAAELRAPTWQKDQLLAHFTDVVDRERRLGLDAKLDAITALSTGFTERVASLQRELAARDETLSSLVEYFEDVVAQLADKARRDPKTKLLNFNWFMEQVESFLAVEQRGRWCALGIVDIAGFKWFNDHLGHATGDRIIERVALLLSEQLRSGDLLAQDASPARELHARFGGDEFCFLIPELPGSHEALTIAGRFKTKVEAFDWSLEHPRLVDRPVRVDVGVVCLRLGPLRERRGIARSLANEMIHRADELMYQAKQRAAVGVSSMWARVAEGRLTPMSEPGSARTLRAVSE is encoded by the coding sequence GTGCCGATTTCGAGGCCGTCGACGGCTGGGGGGCAGCCGGCCACGCCAGACGAACTCCGCGCCTGGATCGCGGCAGAGCTTCGTGCGCCGACGTGGCAGAAGGACCAGTTGCTCGCGCACTTCACCGACGTGGTCGACCGCGAGCGTCGGCTCGGGCTCGACGCGAAGCTCGACGCCATCACCGCGCTGTCGACCGGCTTCACCGAACGGGTGGCCAGCCTACAGCGCGAGCTGGCCGCGCGAGACGAGACGCTCAGCTCGCTCGTCGAGTATTTCGAGGACGTCGTAGCGCAGCTGGCCGACAAGGCCCGGCGCGACCCGAAAACGAAGCTGCTCAACTTCAACTGGTTCATGGAGCAGGTCGAGTCGTTCCTGGCCGTCGAGCAGCGCGGACGCTGGTGCGCCCTCGGCATCGTCGACATCGCCGGCTTCAAATGGTTCAACGACCACCTGGGCCACGCTACCGGCGACCGGATCATCGAGCGCGTCGCGCTCCTGCTGTCGGAACAGCTGCGATCGGGCGATCTGCTGGCCCAGGACGCCTCGCCGGCCCGCGAGCTGCACGCACGCTTTGGAGGCGACGAGTTCTGCTTTCTGATCCCCGAGCTGCCCGGCAGCCACGAGGCGCTGACGATCGCTGGCCGGTTCAAGACGAAGGTCGAGGCATTCGACTGGTCGCTCGAACATCCCCGCCTCGTCGACCGCCCCGTGCGCGTCGACGTCGGCGTCGTCTGCCTGCGGCTCGGTCCCCTGCGCGAGCGCCGGGGCATCGCCCGCAGCCTCGCCAACGAGATGATCCATCGGGCCGACGAGTTGATGTACCAGGCCAAACAGCGGGCCGCGGTGGGGGTGTCCTCGATGTGGGCTCGCGTCGCCGAAGGCCGGTTGACGCCGATGTCGGAACCGGGATCGGCACGAACGCTGCGGGCCGTCAGCGAGTAG
- a CDS encoding efflux RND transporter periplasmic adaptor subunit has product MRRFVLLAVVVAVTVACRPSASSSASSLDEAAPREVVVVTAAHERLGRAISVTGTLAAEEQVVLSMKVAGRLQDLLVDLGSSVGAGQAVARVVPTDFLLRIAQAEAALQQARARLGLPPEGDDDRIDPQATAVVRQARAVLDESRLTRTRVATFVERGISSRSELDAADAALQVADSRYQDALEEVRNRQALLLQRRSEVEIARQQLRDTTLLAPFDGVVRERTASPGMYVAPGIPIVTLVRVHPLRLRLEVPERDAAAIAVGQRVRVLVEGDDEAHAGRVARLSPAISEGSRTLLLEAEVPNEQRRLRPGSFAKAEIVVDADEAAVLVPASAVVTFAGLDKVMTVRDGRADERAVRLGRRVGGQVEVVTGLAAGEPVVVEPGNLVNGQAVRARRAE; this is encoded by the coding sequence ATGCGTCGTTTCGTCCTCCTGGCCGTCGTCGTCGCCGTCACGGTCGCCTGTCGGCCTTCGGCGTCGTCGTCGGCCTCCTCTTTGGACGAGGCAGCGCCCCGCGAGGTCGTCGTCGTCACGGCCGCTCACGAACGGCTCGGGCGGGCGATCTCTGTGACCGGCACCCTGGCGGCCGAGGAGCAGGTGGTCCTCAGCATGAAGGTCGCCGGCCGGTTGCAGGATCTGCTCGTCGACCTCGGGTCGAGCGTCGGCGCGGGCCAGGCCGTGGCGCGGGTGGTCCCGACCGACTTCCTGTTGCGCATCGCCCAGGCCGAGGCGGCCCTGCAGCAGGCGCGCGCGCGCCTCGGGCTTCCGCCGGAGGGCGACGACGACCGAATCGACCCGCAGGCGACGGCCGTCGTGCGGCAGGCGCGGGCGGTGCTCGACGAGTCCCGCCTGACCCGCACCCGTGTGGCGACCTTCGTCGAGCGAGGCATCTCGTCGCGGTCAGAACTCGACGCGGCTGACGCCGCCCTGCAGGTCGCCGACAGCCGGTACCAGGACGCGCTCGAGGAGGTTCGCAACCGGCAGGCGCTTCTGCTGCAACGGCGCTCGGAGGTCGAGATCGCGCGGCAGCAGCTGCGCGACACGACCCTGTTGGCCCCCTTCGACGGCGTCGTGCGCGAGCGCACCGCCTCGCCTGGCATGTACGTGGCGCCCGGCATCCCGATCGTGACGCTCGTTCGGGTGCATCCGCTGCGTCTGCGGCTCGAGGTCCCCGAGCGGGACGCCGCGGCGATTGCGGTCGGGCAGCGCGTCCGCGTGCTGGTCGAAGGAGACGACGAGGCGCACGCGGGCCGCGTGGCGCGGCTGAGTCCCGCGATCTCGGAGGGGAGCCGGACGCTGTTGCTCGAAGCCGAAGTGCCGAACGAGCAGCGGCGGCTGCGGCCGGGGTCGTTCGCCAAGGCGGAGATCGTCGTCGATGCCGACGAGGCGGCGGTGCTCGTGCCGGCCTCCGCGGTCGTGACCTTCGCCGGCCTCGACAAGGTGATGACCGTGCGCGACGGACGCGCCGACGAACGCGCCGTCAGGCTCGGGCGACGGGTCGGCGGGCAGGTCGAGGTGGTGACCGGGCTGGCCGCCGGCGAGCCGGTGGTCGTCGAACCAGGGAACCTCGTGAACGGCCAGGCCGTTC